One Osmerus eperlanus chromosome 13, fOsmEpe2.1, whole genome shotgun sequence genomic region harbors:
- the sfxn5b gene encoding sideroflexin-5b: MAESATCPAFQLGRPRYDQSSFFGRLRHVVDIIDPRTLFVSERRLGECVKLLDDFKHGTVPPGVSDVQLWEAQKIKQAIIHPDTGEKIFMPFRMSGYVPFGTPIVIGLLLPNQTVVSTIIWQWLNQSHNACVNYANRNATKPTPTSKFMQGYTGAVTSAVSIAVGLNVLIQKANKLSPATRMIIQRLVPFPAVASANICNVGLMRHNELSEGIDVLDCNGNVVGSSKIAAKHAIMETAFTRVVLPMPIFVLPPIIMSYLERLPFLQSNRRLLLPIHSLVCLATFSLSLPLAISLFPQMSQIEVSHLEPEIAMATESKVVTYNKGL, translated from the exons agtTCGTTCTTTGGTCGTCTGAGACACGTGGTGGACATCATTGACCCCAGAACTCTTTTTGTTTCTGAG AGACGactgggagagtgtgtgaaaCTGCTCGATGATTTCAAACATGGGACTGTTCCGCCAGGAGTGTCAGATGTACAG CTATGGGAAGCACAAAAAATTAAGCAG GCTATCATTCATCCTGACACAGGAGAGAAGATCTTCATGCCATTCAGAATGTCAG GATATGTCCCATTTGGAACACCAATT GTCATCGGCCTTCTTCTCCCAAATCAGACTGTGGTGTCCACCATTATCTGGCAG TGGCTGAACCAGAGCCACAATGCCTGTGTCAACTACGCAAATCGCAATGCTACCAAG CCCACGCCTACGTCCAAGTTCATGCAAGGATACACTGGAGCTGTGACTAGTGCCGTCTCTATTGCT GTGGGATTGAATGTACTCATTCAGAAAGCCAACAAGTTGAGCCCTGCAACACGAATGATCATTCAAAGACTTGTTCCTTTTCCAGCTGTGG CCAGTGCCAACATATGCAACGTGGGTCTCATGAGACACAATGAGCTGTCGGAGGGCATTGATGTGCTGGACTGCAATGGTAATGTGGTGGGCTCCTCCAAGATCGCCGCCAAGCAT GCAATTATGGAGACAGCCTTTACACGAGTGGTGCTTCCTATGCCAATCTTTGTCCTCCCCCCAATCATTATGTCCTACCTAGAAAG ACTCCCATTCCTGCAGAGCAATCGGAGGTTGTTGTTGCCCATCCACAGCCTGGTGTGCCTGGCTACCTtcagcctctccctgcccctggcCATCAGCCTCTTCCCCCAGATGTCCCAG ATTGAGGTGTCTCACCTTGAGCCGGAGATTGCCATGGCAACAGAAAGCAAGGTGGTGACCTACAACAAGGGCTTGTGA